The Rhododendron vialii isolate Sample 1 chromosome 6a, ASM3025357v1 genome includes a window with the following:
- the LOC131329903 gene encoding transcription factor PAR1-like: protein MYNLNSHNLITHNTSRLSLSLSLSMEKAAEDPTSLTTFQSREGMTQKKLDLGNACNESLTSLRRARRPETHRRSTRRKRKEAKVSKEVICSDGSEDDEKAEVERKIMALQRIVPGGESLGIENLFEETAGYIKALQAQVRAMRVIASFFEGLECEKRKLGG, encoded by the coding sequence ATGTACAACCTTAATTCACACAACCTCATTACTCACAACACaagccgcctctctctctctctctctctctccatggagAAGGCTGCTGAAGACCCAACGTCTCTAACCACATTCCAAAGCAGAGAGGGGATGACCCAGAAGAAACTTGACCTGGGTAACGCATGTAATGAATCTTTAACCAGTCTCCGCCGTGCAAGGCGGCCGGAGACTCACCGGAGATCAACGCgaaggaagaggaaagaagcGAAGGTTTCGAAGGAAGTGATCTGCAGCGACGGCAGTGAAGATGATGAGAAGGCAGAGGTGGAAAGAAAGATCATGGCGCTGCAGAGGATTGTACCGGGAGGTGAGTCACTTGGGATTGAGAATCTGTTTGAAGAGACTGCAGGGTACATAAAGGCATTGCAGGCTCAAGTGAGGGCCATGAGGGTTATTGCTAGTTTCTTTGAGGGGTTAGAATGTGAGAAGAGAAAGCTTGGGGGTTAA